From the genome of Halorussus caseinilyticus, one region includes:
- the gfo6 gene encoding D-xylose 1-dehydrogenase Gfo6 codes for MDDALSEFGRRDWETETDLESVRFAMVGLGWWTREEAIPATEQSDRCETTVVVSGHHDKAEDVAEIADDTATAITYDEFHDGAATDEYDAVYVATPNAKHLEFAESAAEFGKAVLCEKPMEATPERARRMVETCEDADVTLMVAYRMQTEPAVRRARELVREGAIGDPMVVHGSMSQDLLEMIPNPDQWRLNPDLSGPGTSVMDLGIYPLNTARFVLDADPTAVSSFARSTGDAFSDVPDEVATFQVEFDDGTLAACSASQNASQSSHLKVVGTEGEVSVEPAFFDRQNRKFALEVDGNRMSLDYKQVDQMLEEFDYFAHQLRTDGDIYPDGRHGLADIEAMAAIYESADEGSVMEL; via the coding sequence ATGGACGACGCCCTCTCGGAGTTCGGACGCCGCGACTGGGAGACCGAGACCGACCTCGAATCAGTTCGGTTCGCCATGGTCGGACTGGGATGGTGGACCCGCGAGGAAGCTATCCCCGCGACCGAACAGAGCGACCGGTGCGAGACGACGGTGGTCGTCAGCGGCCACCACGACAAGGCCGAGGACGTGGCCGAAATCGCCGACGACACCGCGACGGCCATCACCTACGACGAGTTCCACGACGGCGCGGCCACCGACGAGTACGACGCCGTCTACGTCGCCACCCCGAACGCCAAGCACCTCGAATTCGCGGAGTCGGCCGCCGAGTTCGGAAAGGCGGTCCTCTGCGAGAAACCGATGGAGGCGACCCCCGAGCGCGCCCGCCGGATGGTCGAGACCTGCGAGGACGCCGACGTGACGCTGATGGTCGCCTACCGGATGCAGACCGAACCCGCGGTCCGCCGGGCGCGCGAACTCGTCCGCGAAGGAGCCATCGGCGACCCGATGGTGGTCCACGGGAGCATGTCCCAAGACCTGCTGGAGATGATTCCGAATCCCGACCAGTGGCGTCTGAATCCCGACCTCTCGGGTCCCGGAACCTCGGTGATGGACCTCGGCATCTACCCGCTGAACACCGCCCGGTTCGTCCTCGACGCCGACCCGACGGCGGTCTCGTCGTTCGCTCGCTCGACCGGCGACGCGTTTTCGGACGTGCCCGACGAGGTGGCGACCTTCCAAGTCGAGTTCGACGACGGCACGCTGGCGGCGTGTTCGGCGAGCCAGAACGCCTCCCAGTCCAGCCACCTCAAAGTCGTCGGCACCGAGGGCGAGGTGAGCGTCGAACCCGCGTTCTTCGACCGCCAGAACCGGAAGTTCGCGCTCGAAGTCGACGGGAACCGGATGAGCCTCGACTACAAGCAGGTTGACCAGATGCTCGAAGAGTTCGACTACTTCGCCCACCAACTCCGAACCGACGGCGACATCTACCCCGACGGCCGTCACGGACTCGCGGACATCGAGGCGATGGCCGCCATCTACGAGAGCGCCGACGAGGGGTCGGTCATGGAGTTGTAG
- a CDS encoding CPBP family intramembrane glutamic endopeptidase: MSPTDETATSERSSSDRPSAERSPAEHSADASLPKRFAALFALGMVGVVAVGVVTATGEGGVPGLPAASAPELALLVTIQPTILLAVATLVGVLLAPRVGLRSHVEARVRGGPPVSTALRPELRRAVGVGAAAFFATIALDALFAPFTAADLAAATPAPDAGTLSALLASLPVRLLYGGVTEEILLRWGLLTLFAWTIHAVRARVGDERATLARSSAWTAILLSAVLFGVGHLPALATVTEPTTELVVRTVALNAVAGIGFGWLYWRDSLEAAMVSHATFHVVLVGLSALAVVVG, translated from the coding sequence GTGTCTCCGACCGACGAGACGGCGACCTCCGAACGCTCGTCGTCCGACCGTCCATCCGCCGAACGCTCGCCCGCCGAACACTCTGCCGACGCTTCCCTGCCGAAGCGATTCGCCGCGCTGTTCGCCCTCGGGATGGTCGGGGTCGTCGCCGTCGGCGTCGTGACCGCGACCGGCGAGGGAGGCGTTCCGGGTCTCCCGGCGGCGTCCGCGCCCGAGCTAGCACTACTGGTGACGATTCAGCCGACGATTCTGCTCGCGGTCGCTACCCTCGTCGGGGTCCTGCTCGCGCCGCGAGTGGGCCTCCGGTCGCACGTCGAGGCGCGCGTCCGCGGTGGACCGCCGGTTTCGACCGCGCTCCGGCCCGAACTCCGCCGGGCGGTCGGAGTGGGTGCGGCGGCCTTCTTCGCCACGATTGCGCTCGACGCCCTCTTCGCGCCCTTCACCGCCGCCGACCTCGCGGCCGCCACGCCCGCGCCCGACGCCGGGACGCTCTCGGCGCTCCTCGCCAGCCTCCCGGTCCGACTGCTCTACGGGGGCGTCACCGAGGAAATCCTGTTGCGCTGGGGTCTGCTGACGCTGTTCGCGTGGACAATCCACGCCGTGCGCGCTCGCGTCGGCGACGAGCGCGCGACGCTCGCGCGCTCGTCCGCGTGGACGGCCATCCTGCTGTCGGCGGTGCTGTTCGGCGTCGGCCACCTGCCCGCGCTGGCGACGGTCACAGAGCCGACGACTGAGCTGGTCGTCCGGACCGTGGCGCTCAACGCCGTCGCGGGAATCGGGTTCGGGTGGCTCTACTGGCGCGACAGTCTGGAGGCCGCGATGGTGTCGCACGCCACGTTCCACGTCGTGCTGGTCGGCCTGTCGGCTCTGGCAGTGGTCGTCGGATAA
- a CDS encoding FAD-binding protein: MAHDTYDVVVVGGGIAGRSAGIYAARHGLETAILDAGGSILRRNASLENYPGFPSGVDARLLLEMMGDQAERAGCEFRETEVTAVRRPEDGEATDHGNETEDGHGFVTETDEGGRYLSRYVVAATKNATDFLEPLDGVELTDRGKSFVSTDERGRTGVEGLYAAGRLAGKPHQAVVSAGHGAEVAVTLLEDDDRPFYHDWVAPEGYFTGRGREVPPGCEEIDDDERRTREDESLAAMREYFAEPRAEDPEMHPSVASDDE, from the coding sequence ATGGCACACGACACGTACGACGTGGTGGTCGTCGGCGGCGGCATCGCGGGGCGCTCTGCGGGCATCTACGCCGCGCGCCACGGTCTCGAAACGGCGATTCTGGACGCTGGCGGGTCGATTCTCCGGCGCAACGCCAGTCTGGAGAACTACCCCGGATTCCCGTCGGGCGTGGACGCCCGACTCCTACTGGAGATGATGGGAGACCAAGCCGAACGCGCCGGATGCGAGTTCCGCGAGACCGAGGTGACGGCGGTCCGTCGTCCCGAGGATGGCGAAGCGACAGACCACGGGAACGAGACCGAAGACGGCCACGGCTTCGTGACCGAAACCGACGAGGGCGGGCGCTACCTCTCTCGGTACGTCGTCGCCGCGACGAAGAACGCGACCGACTTCCTCGAACCGCTCGACGGCGTGGAGTTGACCGACCGCGGGAAGTCGTTCGTCTCGACCGACGAGCGCGGTCGGACCGGCGTCGAGGGCCTGTACGCGGCGGGCCGACTCGCCGGGAAACCCCACCAAGCGGTCGTCAGCGCCGGGCACGGCGCGGAGGTGGCGGTGACGCTCCTCGAAGACGACGACCGGCCGTTCTACCACGACTGGGTGGCCCCCGAGGGGTACTTCACCGGCCGCGGCCGGGAGGTACCGCCCGGATGCGAGGAAATCGACGACGACGAGCGCCGAACGCGCGAGGACGAGTCGCTGGCCGCGATGCGGGAGTACTTCGCCGAACCGCGCGCCGAGGACCCGGAGATGCACCCGAGCGTGGCGAGCGACGACGAATAG
- a CDS encoding YbhB/YbcL family Raf kinase inhibitor-like protein, which produces MSELSIRTSAFTHGESIPETYTCEGDDASPELTVADVPDDAAALAVVVDDPDAPAGTFTHWLLWNLPADTVEVPEGVVRRERLPDLGGAAQGENDFGEVGYRGPCPPEGDGPHEYRFTLYALDERLDVEAGGTRPEVQDELDAKTLDSDQFTGTFART; this is translated from the coding sequence ATGTCCGAACTCTCGATTCGAACCTCGGCGTTCACTCACGGAGAGTCGATACCCGAGACGTACACCTGCGAGGGCGACGACGCGTCGCCGGAACTGACCGTCGCGGACGTACCCGACGACGCCGCGGCGCTGGCGGTAGTCGTGGACGACCCGGACGCGCCTGCGGGCACGTTCACCCACTGGTTGCTCTGGAACCTGCCCGCCGACACCGTGGAGGTTCCCGAAGGCGTGGTCCGACGCGAGCGACTCCCGGACCTCGGCGGTGCCGCGCAGGGCGAGAACGACTTCGGCGAGGTGGGCTACCGCGGTCCCTGCCCGCCGGAGGGCGACGGTCCGCACGAGTATCGGTTCACGCTCTACGCGCTGGACGAACGACTCGACGTGGAGGCCGGTGGGACTCGTCCGGAGGTCCAAGACGAACTCGACGCGAAGACGCTCGACTCCGACCAGTTCACCGGGACGTTCGCCCGGACGTGA
- a CDS encoding lipoate--protein ligase family protein, producing the protein MALSDREWRLIREESRPGQLNMALDEIAAETAANGGPRTVRVYQWDPSTLSLGYRQATDTVAWDYCDREGITVTRRPTGGGGIYHDRHGDISYSIVAPAEELPGDLMDTYELLCEPVFDAFDRLGIDARFTDEKLPEIHQPACYLRELHPAHDVVAGADGRKISGNAQYRRKDAIIQHGSLKFDADAERHLATFADPETTPEEFRERVTTMREQSGASRGEAVEAVEEALGEWADAGEGSWTDEELRRARERAEEKFESGAWVREREDPTE; encoded by the coding sequence ATGGCGCTGTCCGACCGCGAGTGGCGGCTGATTCGAGAGGAGTCCCGACCCGGCCAGCTCAACATGGCTTTGGACGAAATCGCGGCCGAGACCGCCGCTAACGGCGGTCCTCGGACGGTCCGGGTCTACCAGTGGGACCCCAGCACGCTGTCGCTGGGCTACCGGCAGGCGACCGACACCGTGGCGTGGGACTACTGCGACCGCGAGGGCATCACCGTGACTCGCCGACCCACGGGCGGGGGCGGCATCTACCACGACCGCCACGGCGACATCTCCTACTCCATCGTCGCGCCCGCCGAGGAACTGCCGGGAGACCTGATGGACACCTACGAATTGCTCTGCGAACCGGTCTTCGACGCCTTCGACCGACTCGGCATCGACGCCCGCTTCACCGACGAGAAACTCCCCGAAATCCACCAACCGGCCTGCTACCTCCGGGAACTCCACCCGGCCCACGACGTGGTGGCCGGAGCGGACGGACGAAAGATTTCGGGCAACGCCCAGTACCGCCGGAAGGACGCAATCATCCAGCACGGGTCGCTCAAGTTCGACGCGGACGCCGAGCGTCACCTCGCCACGTTCGCCGACCCCGAGACGACCCCCGAGGAGTTCCGCGAGCGCGTGACCACGATGCGCGAGCAGTCGGGCGCGAGTAGGGGCGAAGCGGTCGAGGCCGTCGAGGAAGCACTCGGCGAGTGGGCCGACGCTGGGGAGGGGAGTTGGACCGACGAGGAACTGCGGCGCGCCCGAGAGCGCGCCGAAGAGAAGTTCGAGAGCGGGGCGTGGGTCCGAGAGCGAGAGGACCCCACGGAGTAA
- a CDS encoding class I SAM-dependent methyltransferase: protein MRQFSADYLRDTRRGMWDDRSALADLELETRERVLDVGCGTGELSKILAEETPGEVVGADAAPDLLAVASEVVPVVAGDALRLPFPDDAFDLVVCQALLINLPDPAAAVREFRRVSSDLVAAVEPDNAAVSVESTVEAESSLAARARRAYLRGVETDVTLGGEGTREAFETAGLADVATRRHYHSRTIEPPYADRDLRSARRKVSGEGLADDRATLLAGDLSVEEYDDLRSDWREMGRNVVEQMSAGEYRRAEVVPFYVTVGSV, encoded by the coding sequence GTGCGACAGTTCTCCGCCGACTACCTCCGGGACACGCGCCGCGGGATGTGGGACGACCGTTCTGCGCTCGCGGACCTCGAACTCGAAACGCGTGAGCGCGTCCTCGACGTGGGATGCGGCACCGGCGAACTCTCCAAAATCCTCGCCGAGGAGACGCCCGGCGAGGTGGTCGGCGCGGACGCCGCCCCCGACTTGCTCGCGGTCGCCAGCGAAGTCGTCCCCGTGGTCGCGGGCGACGCGCTCCGCCTCCCGTTTCCGGACGACGCCTTCGACCTCGTGGTGTGTCAGGCCCTGCTCATCAACCTGCCCGACCCCGCCGCCGCGGTGCGGGAGTTCCGGCGGGTCTCCTCGGACCTCGTGGCGGCAGTCGAACCCGACAACGCCGCGGTGTCGGTCGAATCGACGGTCGAGGCGGAGAGTTCCCTCGCGGCGCGAGCGCGCCGGGCGTACCTGCGCGGGGTCGAGACCGACGTGACGTTGGGCGGCGAGGGCACCCGCGAGGCGTTCGAGACCGCCGGACTCGCGGACGTGGCGACCCGCCGCCACTACCACTCGCGGACGATTGAACCGCCCTACGCCGACCGCGACCTGCGCTCGGCCCGCCGAAAGGTCAGCGGCGAGGGACTGGCCGACGACCGGGCGACCCTGCTCGCGGGCGACCTCTCGGTCGAGGAGTACGACGACCTCCGGAGCGACTGGCGCGAGATGGGACGCAACGTGGTCGAACAGATGAGCGCGGGCGAGTACCGACGCGCCGAAGTCGTCCCCTTCTACGTCACGGTCGGGTCGGTGTGA
- a CDS encoding serine/threonine-protein kinase RIO2, whose product MVQNVAGMLAELEAEDFHLLSGVEQGMRFSEWVAREKIPEFSRLTPEEVDYRLDRCLDRELIERKTIQYEGYRLKFEGYDALALHTFAERESIEGFGAPLGVGKESDVYEVQSYKPLALKYHREGYTNFREVMKERDYTSDREHVSWFYTARKAAEREYDALEALYPDVKVPRPIDHNRHAIVMEKIDGVELSRTKLEDEQVVPILDLILAEMGDAYEKGYVHADMSEYNVFVNTEGITIFDWPQATPTDHENADEFLERDVDNVVGYFRRKYPRLVPDDVDTAALASALAAGEFETVREYGSGE is encoded by the coding sequence ATGGTCCAGAACGTCGCGGGCATGCTGGCCGAGTTGGAAGCCGAGGACTTCCACTTGCTGTCGGGCGTAGAGCAAGGGATGCGCTTCTCGGAGTGGGTCGCCCGCGAGAAGATTCCCGAGTTCTCGCGGCTAACTCCCGAAGAGGTCGATTACCGGCTCGACAGATGTCTCGACCGGGAACTCATCGAACGCAAGACGATACAGTACGAGGGCTACCGACTCAAGTTCGAGGGCTACGACGCGCTGGCGCTGCACACCTTCGCGGAACGCGAGTCCATCGAGGGGTTCGGCGCGCCCCTCGGCGTCGGCAAGGAGAGCGACGTGTACGAGGTCCAATCGTACAAACCGCTGGCGCTGAAGTACCACCGCGAGGGCTACACCAACTTCCGCGAGGTGATGAAAGAGCGCGATTACACCTCGGACCGCGAACACGTCTCGTGGTTCTACACCGCCCGGAAAGCCGCCGAGCGCGAGTACGACGCCCTCGAAGCCCTCTACCCCGACGTGAAGGTGCCCCGGCCGATAGACCACAACCGTCACGCCATCGTGATGGAGAAGATAGACGGCGTGGAACTCTCGCGGACCAAACTCGAAGACGAGCAGGTGGTGCCCATCCTCGACCTGATTCTCGCCGAGATGGGCGACGCCTACGAGAAGGGCTACGTCCACGCCGACATGAGCGAGTACAACGTCTTCGTCAACACCGAGGGCATCACCATCTTCGACTGGCCCCAAGCCACCCCGACCGACCACGAGAACGCCGACGAGTTCCTCGAACGCGACGTGGACAACGTGGTCGGCTACTTCCGCCGGAAGTACCCCCGACTCGTCCCCGACGACGTTGACACCGCGGCACTCGCCTCGGCCCTCGCCGCCGGGGAGTTCGAGACGGTCCGCGAGTACGGGTCCGGAGAATAA
- a CDS encoding deoxyribonuclease IV gives MRVGAHESIAGGVYNAVDAQIEDGGNCGQIFTHSPQVWQDPNIGDDEAERFRSLSAENDVGPWVIHSSYLVNLCTPKDDLREKSIDSMQKEVEAADKLDIPYVNVHLGAHTGAGVDGGLDNAASALDELEIPEGVTVLIESDAGSGTKLGGDFEHLAEVLARSEQDLDVCIDTAHAFAAGYDLSSEQAVHDAIAEFDDVVGLEHLECVHLNDSKHECGTNKDEHAHIGEGLIGEEGMRAFINHPDLADVPLVLETPHEDGKGFAWNIERVRELRKK, from the coding sequence ATGAGAGTTGGCGCGCACGAATCCATCGCTGGCGGCGTCTACAACGCCGTGGACGCCCAAATCGAGGACGGGGGAAACTGCGGACAGATATTCACACACTCCCCGCAGGTGTGGCAGGACCCGAACATCGGCGACGACGAGGCCGAGCGGTTCCGGTCGCTGTCGGCCGAGAACGACGTGGGTCCGTGGGTCATCCACTCGTCGTACCTCGTGAACCTCTGTACGCCGAAAGACGACCTGCGCGAGAAGTCCATCGACTCGATGCAGAAGGAAGTCGAGGCCGCCGACAAGTTGGACATCCCCTACGTCAACGTCCACCTCGGCGCGCACACCGGCGCGGGCGTGGACGGGGGTCTCGACAACGCCGCGAGCGCGCTGGACGAGTTGGAGATTCCCGAGGGCGTGACGGTCCTCATCGAGAGCGACGCCGGGTCCGGCACGAAATTGGGCGGCGACTTCGAACACCTCGCGGAGGTCCTCGCGCGCTCCGAACAGGACCTCGACGTGTGCATCGATACGGCCCACGCCTTCGCCGCGGGCTACGACCTCTCCAGCGAGCAAGCGGTCCACGACGCCATCGCGGAGTTCGACGACGTGGTGGGACTGGAGCATCTGGAGTGCGTCCACCTCAACGACTCCAAACACGAGTGCGGCACGAACAAGGACGAACACGCCCACATCGGCGAGGGACTCATCGGCGAGGAAGGGATGCGGGCCTTTATAAATCATCCCGACCTCGCGGACGTACCGCTGGTGCTGGAGACGCCCCACGAGGACGGCAAGGGCTTCGCGTGGAACATCGAGCGCGTTCGGGAACTGCGAAAAAAATGA
- a CDS encoding 50S ribosomal protein L15e: MAKSFYSHIKEAWKDPDDGDLAELQWQRKQDWRDQGAIERIERPTRLDKARELGYKAKQGVVVARVSVRKGSARKQRFTAGRRTKRQGVNRIYRRKNLQRIAEERSSRKFKNLRVLNSYWVGEDGSQKWFETILLDPEHPAIENDDDLNWICDDSHKGRAFRGLTSAGQSNRGLQQKGKGSEHNRPSNNGGQGRAK, encoded by the coding sequence ATGGCAAAAAGCTTCTACTCCCACATCAAGGAAGCGTGGAAAGACCCGGACGACGGCGACCTCGCCGAACTCCAGTGGCAACGAAAGCAGGACTGGCGCGACCAAGGCGCTATCGAGCGCATCGAACGCCCGACCCGCCTCGACAAGGCCCGTGAACTGGGCTACAAGGCAAAGCAGGGCGTCGTCGTCGCCCGCGTCAGCGTCCGCAAGGGGTCGGCCCGCAAACAGCGGTTCACCGCTGGCCGACGCACCAAGCGACAGGGTGTCAACCGCATCTACCGACGCAAGAACCTCCAGCGCATCGCCGAGGAGCGTTCGAGTCGGAAGTTCAAGAACCTGCGCGTGCTGAACTCCTACTGGGTCGGCGAGGACGGCAGTCAGAAGTGGTTCGAGACGATTCTGCTCGACCCCGAGCATCCGGCCATCGAGAACGACGACGACCTCAACTGGATTTGCGACGACTCCCACAAGGGCCGGGCCTTCCGCGGCCTGACCAGCGCCGGTCAGAGCAACCGGGGTCTCCAGCAGAAGGGGAAGGGTAGCGAACACAACCGCCCGAGCAACAACGGCGGTCAGGGTCGCGCGAAGTAA
- a CDS encoding alpha-amylase domain-containing protein — protein MARKTKGDSLSRRNVLKGIGGLGAAAAGAQFLTGNAAALGSGAVYQYYHTDWSTIESDLSTIANQGYDAIQVPPAQFSRVYKYEREYTGEKYDPPLGYQPIDLLDFDSEFGTEAEYRSMVDEAHNQGLEVIADAVINHMAAGGDTFDRKVTLDDLPQFDSDDFHPECDIDYSSDYSVEGCWLVGLRDLKQESSYVRSELKKYVDKYRNIGVDGIRWDAAKHVPESFFADYANQWASDIYTVGEVIPESYDGKSKLDYLQGYADTGMSVTDYRLYNVMKYQVFYGPGGDMSALAGAGFVNRDPFAALTFAGNHDSPDPAQSLLAHAFILTYEGYPRVYSEDYGVSDDAIANLLWIRNNLASGTAYDRVTDSDVYAFERYNNLLVAINNSTSWQNRTAYTSWRNQDLNDYTGDQNSRADGNGYVDLSIPPEGYVALAP, from the coding sequence ATGGCGAGAAAGACCAAGGGAGACAGTCTCTCACGGCGCAACGTGTTGAAAGGAATCGGCGGACTCGGCGCGGCCGCCGCGGGCGCGCAGTTCCTCACCGGCAACGCGGCGGCACTCGGTTCGGGCGCGGTGTACCAGTACTACCACACCGACTGGTCCACCATCGAGAGCGACCTCTCGACGATTGCGAACCAAGGCTACGACGCGATTCAGGTTCCCCCCGCGCAGTTCAGTCGGGTCTACAAGTACGAGCGCGAGTACACCGGCGAGAAGTACGACCCGCCGCTGGGCTACCAACCCATCGACCTGCTGGACTTCGACAGCGAGTTCGGGACCGAAGCGGAGTACCGGTCCATGGTGGACGAGGCTCACAACCAAGGCCTTGAGGTCATCGCCGATGCGGTCATCAATCACATGGCCGCTGGCGGCGACACGTTCGACCGGAAGGTGACGTTGGACGACCTGCCCCAGTTCGACAGTGACGACTTCCACCCCGAGTGCGACATCGACTACTCCAGCGACTACTCCGTCGAGGGGTGTTGGCTCGTCGGCCTGCGCGACCTGAAACAGGAGTCGTCGTACGTCCGGAGTGAACTCAAGAAGTACGTGGACAAGTACCGCAACATCGGCGTGGACGGCATCCGCTGGGACGCCGCCAAACACGTCCCCGAATCGTTCTTCGCCGACTACGCCAACCAGTGGGCCAGCGACATCTACACCGTCGGCGAGGTCATCCCCGAATCCTACGACGGCAAGTCGAAGCTCGACTACCTGCAAGGGTACGCTGACACCGGCATGTCCGTCACCGACTACAGACTCTACAACGTGATGAAGTATCAGGTGTTCTACGGTCCCGGCGGCGACATGAGCGCGCTGGCCGGTGCCGGGTTCGTCAACCGCGACCCGTTCGCGGCCCTGACGTTCGCGGGCAACCACGACAGCCCCGACCCCGCCCAGTCGTTGCTCGCACACGCGTTCATCCTCACCTACGAGGGCTACCCGCGCGTCTACAGCGAGGACTACGGCGTCAGCGACGACGCGATTGCGAACCTCCTGTGGATTCGCAACAACCTCGCCAGCGGCACGGCCTACGACCGCGTGACCGACTCGGACGTGTACGCCTTCGAGCGGTACAACAACCTCCTCGTCGCCATCAACAACTCCACGAGCTGGCAGAACCGCACCGCGTACACCAGTTGGCGCAATCAGGACCTCAACGACTACACCGGCGACCAGAACAGTCGCGCCGACGGCAACGGCTACGTCGATTTGTCGATTCCGCCCGAGGGCTACGTCGCACTCGCACCGTAG
- a CDS encoding DUF1328 family protein, whose product MLELAIAFAVLAIIAGALGAGGVAGLSMDIAKWLVIAFLVLAVVSLVL is encoded by the coding sequence ATCCTCGAACTCGCCATCGCGTTCGCCGTCCTCGCAATCATCGCGGGAGCGCTCGGAGCGGGCGGCGTCGCGGGCCTGTCGATGGACATCGCGAAGTGGCTGGTAATCGCGTTCCTCGTACTCGCGGTGGTCTCGCTCGTGTTGTGA
- the ubaA gene encoding SAMP-activating enzyme E1 — MSLSLDPTQLDRYSRHIIMDEVGPEGQQSLLDAAVLVVGAGGLGSPVVQYLAAAGVGELGIADDDDVELSNLQRQIIHGNDDVGRPKVESAAEYVADLNPDVDVRTHQIRVEPDNVEDLIADYDFVVDATDNFRTRYLVNDACTLSGTPFSHGAIYKFEGQVTTFTTEGPCYRCLFPEAPPEGMVADCASTGVLGVLPGTVGCIQATETVKYLLGAGELLDGRMVFYDAMAMSFEEVEFRRNPDCPVCGDNPIDSLAEVEYAEDSCPVNAD; from the coding sequence ATGAGTCTCTCGCTCGACCCGACCCAACTCGACCGCTACTCGCGGCACATCATCATGGACGAGGTGGGACCCGAGGGCCAGCAGTCGCTACTCGACGCCGCGGTGCTGGTCGTCGGCGCGGGCGGTCTCGGTTCGCCGGTCGTCCAGTACCTCGCGGCTGCGGGCGTCGGGGAGTTGGGCATCGCCGACGACGACGACGTGGAGTTGAGCAACCTCCAGCGCCAGATTATCCACGGAAACGACGACGTGGGCCGACCCAAAGTCGAGTCGGCGGCCGAGTACGTCGCGGACCTCAACCCGGACGTGGACGTGCGAACCCACCAGATTCGCGTCGAACCCGACAACGTGGAGGACCTCATCGCGGACTACGACTTCGTGGTGGACGCGACCGACAATTTCCGGACGCGCTACCTCGTCAACGACGCCTGCACGCTCTCGGGGACGCCCTTTTCCCACGGCGCGATTTACAAGTTCGAGGGGCAGGTCACGACCTTCACCACGGAGGGGCCGTGTTATCGGTGTCTGTTCCCCGAAGCGCCGCCGGAGGGGATGGTCGCAGACTGCGCGAGTACCGGCGTGCTGGGCGTCCTGCCGGGGACGGTCGGATGCATTCAGGCCACCGAGACGGTGAAGTACCTGCTCGGCGCGGGCGAGTTGCTCGACGGTCGGATGGTGTTCTACGACGCGATGGCGATGTCCTTCGAGGAAGTCGAGTTCCGACGGAATCCCGACTGTCCAGTCTGCGGCGACAATCCCATCGACTCGCTGGCCGAAGTCGAGTACGCCGAGGACTCCTGTCCGGTGAACGCCGACTGA
- a CDS encoding DoxX family protein — MATNEINTRANEFESTIGGVTVHGKAHSLSAWFVLALRLMMGYAFLYSGWTKITAAEPFSATGYLMNAVPAESPLLGLFHWMGSTPWFADFLSVAVPWGELLIGLALLAGILTRLAAFFGAFMMLMFYFSNWDVAHGFINGDFAYMLVFLAVAAFGAGRILGLDAIVEQYDLGGETLVEKYPKLRYVLG, encoded by the coding sequence ATGGCAACTAACGAAATCAACACCCGAGCGAACGAGTTCGAGAGTACGATTGGCGGCGTCACGGTCCACGGGAAGGCCCACAGTCTGAGCGCGTGGTTCGTCCTCGCGTTGCGTCTCATGATGGGCTACGCCTTCCTCTACTCCGGATGGACGAAGATTACGGCGGCCGAACCGTTCAGTGCGACTGGCTACCTGATGAACGCGGTCCCGGCCGAGAGTCCGCTACTCGGCCTGTTCCACTGGATGGGAAGCACGCCGTGGTTCGCTGACTTCCTCAGCGTCGCCGTGCCGTGGGGCGAACTCCTCATCGGACTCGCCCTGCTCGCGGGCATCCTGACCCGCCTCGCGGCGTTCTTCGGCGCGTTCATGATGCTGATGTTCTACTTCAGCAACTGGGATGTCGCACACGGCTTCATCAACGGGGACTTCGCGTACATGCTCGTCTTCCTCGCAGTCGCGGCGTTCGGCGCGGGCCGCATCCTCGGACTGGACGCCATCGTGGAGCAGTACGACCTCGGCGGCGAGACGCTGGTCGAGAAGTACCCGAAACTGCGCTACGTCCTCGGCTGA